The genomic DNA CCAGCGCGGCCATCCCGACGCCGCCGGCGACCACGGCCAGCCAGTTGTTGGTCATCTTCTCGAACGCCATCGGCCGCTGGTCGTCGGCGAACGGGATGAAGACCCGGTCCAGCAGTTCCTCGCGGCAGCGCATGGTGACGTCCTCGGGCAGCTGCTTGCCGAACCGCCCGATCAGCTCGGCCACGGTGTGCGCGGTCTCGGCCGCGAACAGGTCGACGCAGCGCCGCATGTCGCCGTCCCGCGCGTGGTACTCGTGCGCGGGCAGGGCCCAGCTGTACTCGTCGCACACCCGCCACAGCTCGTCGGCCAGGACGCTCAAGACCTCGGCGCTGACGACGCCGTCGACACCGTCGGCGCGCACGTCGAACATCGCCGCCGCGCCGGCCGCGACCAGCCGGCCGCGCCGCTCGAAGTAGGGATGCTCATAGCCGTAGCGGTGTCCGGTGTCGCCGAACTGCCGGTACAGCGTGTAGGTCAGCTCGGGCGCGGCGGACCCGGCCGCCTTCGCCACGACGTCACGGACCTCGTTTTCCAAAGCGGCCAGGTAGCTCATGCGCCCGATCATGCCTCAGCTGTGAGTCTTGCTGTATTCGGCGCCGAGCTCCGCGGCGATCTGGTCGCCGCCGTTGCCCTTCCACTTCTTGATGACGTCGTCCCAGGACGACATCGACGCCTTCCCGGTGATGATCGCGTTCATCCCGTCCTGGATCTGCTGCAACAGCGTCGGCCACTGCTTGTTGCGGGTCGCCGACTGGATGCCCAGGCTCGGGTCCGGGACGCCGAGCGGCACGATGTCCACCTGCGCCTGGTAGCAGCGCTTGGCCGCCTCGGGCTCGCCGGCCAGGTAGTTCACCATCGGCGCGGCCATGACGTACTTGAACGGCACGTTCACCGAGTTCTCGATCTTGCCCAGGTCGGTCGGCTTCGACGGGCCGCCGTCCGCGCCGCGGGTGAAGTGCACGCCCTCGATGCCGTAGTTGATCAGCTCCCACTCCTTGGAGCCGAACGGCGCGGCCAGGAAGTTCAGCACGCCGAGCAGCATCTTGACCCGCTCCGGCGAGGCCTTCTTCAGGGCCGTGTAGCCGAAGTAGCCCGGGGTCAGCCACGGCGTCGCCTTGGCGCCGGCGCCGGTGCCGGCATCGTAGGGACGGACGAAGTCGACCTTCCACTTCTCGTTCACCGCGGTCGCGTAGCCGCCGAACCCGCCGAAGCCGTCGGTGGTGCTGATGTAGGTCCCGTTCTGGAAGTTCGTCTTGCACTGGGTGCTCGACACGGTCAGCGCCGCCGGGTCGTACAGGCCCTTGCCGTACCAGTCGGCCATCGTGGCCAGCGACTGCTTCATGTTGTCGGTGCCGTAGGCGGTGCTGAACTGGCCGTTCGCGAGCGACCACAGGTTGGGGGTGCCGTGCACACCGGAATGCGTCAGGTACCCGAAGGAGGCGACCTTGTTGGTGCCCAGGGTGAAGTGGCCCTGCGTGTTCAGCTTCACCAGCCCGGCGGTCAGGTCGGCCTTGCTCAGGCCGCCCGGCGTCGGGTTCCAGATCCCGGCCTGCTGGAACAGGTCGGAGTTCGCGAAGAACGAGTTCCCCAGCCGCGGCCGGTGGATCGGGATCGCGTAGAAGTCGCCGCCGACCCGGCCCACCGAGTCCCAGCTGTACGGCGGGATCGCGGCCAGGTTCGGGTAGGCCTTCGCGCCGGCGTCCCCGGACAGGTACTGGCCCAGCGGCTCGCACTTGGCCTGCAGGAACTGCGCCTCGTTCGGCAGCTGGTACAGGCCCAGCATGATGATGTCCGGCAGGTCGTTGCTCGCCATCATGGCGCCGAGCTTGGTCTGCCAGTCGGCGTCGGTGACCATCGTCAGGTCCAGGTCCACGCCGACCGCGTCGTTGACGGCCTTCCACAGCTGGTTCTGGTCCGGGCCCTTGGGCTGCGTGCCGTAGGTGACGATCAGGGCGCGCACCTTCGAGCCGTCGCCGGGCTTGGTCGGCACCGACTGGATCAGGTTCGCCGGGTAGCGCAGGAACGTGTCCTGCACACCGGCCGCCGTCCCCGGCATGTCCGGGTGCAGGCCGGCCGCCGGGGTGTAGGTCGGCCAGGCCATCAGCTTCTTGTCGACGTTGGACTGCGCGGCGCCCGAGGAGGTCTTGGACCCGCCGCAGGCCGCCAGGGCCGGGGCGGCGACGGCCGCGACGGCGGCGGCACCGGTGGTGCGCAGGACGGTCCTGCGGGATATCTGCTGCGCGGGGCTGGTGAACGACATGGCGGTGCGGCTCCTTAGCTCTTGACGGCGCCGGTCATGACGCCCTTGGTGAAGTAGCGCTGCAGGAAGGGGAAGGCGGCGGCGATCGGCACGATCGCGATGACCACCAGGGCGGAGATCGCCTTCATCGGGGCGATGCCGGTGATGTCCACGCCGGCCTCGGCGTTGGGGTTGTTGCCGGCGATGACGAAGCCGCGCAGCACCGTGGACAGCGGGTTCAGCGAGCCGCCGTTGGTGTAGAGCATCGCCCGGAAGTAGTCGTTCCAGTAGCCGACGGCGTAGTACAGGCCGACCACCGCGATGATCGCCTTGGACAGCGGGAGCACGATCCTGAACAGGGTCCGCAGATCCCCGGCGCCGTCCAGGCGCGCCGCCTCGTACAGCTCCTCCGGGATGTTCTGGAAGAAGCCGCGCATGATGACCAGGTTGAAGACGTTGATCATCACCGGGACGAACAGCGCGGCCAGGTGGTCGAACAGGTGCAGGTCGGTGACCACCAGGAAGCTGGGGATCATGCCGGCCGGGAACAGGAACGTGAACAGGATCGCCAGCAGGATCGGCTTGCCGGCCAGCACGTTCGGCCGGGACAGCGCGTAGGCCAGGAAGGTCGTCGAGGCCAGGCTCGCCGCGGTGCCCAGCGCGGTCACCAGGACCGAGACCCACAGCGCGTGGCCGATGGTCCCGCCCTCGAAGACGTTGGTGTACGCGGAGAAGTCCAGCTTGTCCGGCCACAGCGACCAGCCGCCGTTGGCGTTCACCTCGGCGTCGGAGGACACCGAGGTGGCCAGCACCAGCCAGAACGGCACGGCTATCAGGGCCAGGATGACCACGATCGTGGCGCCCTTGAGCGCGCTGACCGCCGGCTTTGGCCGGCCCATCCACGCCGGACGCAGGTTCGAGCTCTCGACGCTCACTGGTAGACCCCCTGTTCGCCGAGCTTGTGCGCGACCTTGTTGGCGCCGAACACCAGCACCATCGCCACCAGGCCCTTGAGCAGGCCGGCGACCGCCGCGACGGAGAACTGGCCGCTGCCGACGCCGTGGTTGTAGACGTAGGTGTCGATCACCTCCGCCGCGGCCGGCGTGAAGGTGTCCCGCTGCTGCATGACCTGGTCGAAGCCGACCGACAGGACGTCGCCGACCCGCAGGATCAGCAGCAGCACCAGGACCGGCCGGATCGAGGGCAGCGTGACGTGCCAGGTGCGGCGGGCCCAGCCGGCCCCGTCGAGCGAGGCGGCCTCGTAGAGCGCGTCGTCGACCTGGTACAGCGCGGCCAGGAAGATGATCGTGCCCCAGCCGCAGTCCTTCCAGATCAGCTCGATCAGCATCATCGGCTTGAACCAGGCCGGGTCCCGGAAGACGTTGACCACGACGTGGTGGCTGTCGTGCGTCAGCAGGTTGTTGACCATCCCGGAGGGGCCCAGCACCTGCACGAACAGCCCGACGACGACCACCCACGAGATGAAGTGCGGCAGGTAGACGAAGCTGACCACCAGCTTGCGCACCCAGTTGCGGGTCAGGCTGAACAGGAACATCGCCAGCGCCAGCGGCACCGGGAAGTAGAAGACCAGCTGGATCAGGGCCAGCTCGAAGGTGTTCCGGACCGCGTGCCAGAAGTCGGGGTCGGCGAACAGCGTCGAGAACTGCTGGAACCCGACCCAGGCGCTGTCCTTGATGCCGACGAAGGGCACGTAGTCCTTGAAGGCGATGATGTTCCCGAGCTGCGCCAGGTACTGGAAGACCCCGAAGTACAGCACGCCGGGAAGCATCATCAGCAGCAGGACCTTGTCCCGCCGCAGGCGCACCCACCGGGTCCTGGCCCGGGGCTTGGCCCCGGCTGTCGCGGCGGCTGCGGCGGCCGTTGCGGCTGCCATGCGGTACCTCCCTGCCTTCGGCGAGCATCGGTGTTCATCGGTGTTCGGTGTTTCGGTGTTCGGTGTTTCGGGGTGATGGGACGCGAACCTAAAACGGTTACTGTCTCGCGTCAAGCCATCGACGTCGGCGTGGCCGACTTGTGATCTGGCGTGATGCCGACGTGGTGTTCTTGACCTCGGAAGCTGAGCCGCCTACAGTCCCCATCCTACGAAACCGGTTACATGACCCACGTCTCGGCGGGCGCCGAACGGGCATACCTGTACCGGCAGAACATCGCCCGACAGACACCCGACAGACAGGGGAGCTCATGGCCGGCCGTGCCGCCGCGTTGTTCGCCATGCGTCCGGACGTCGCCTCCACGGCGTTCCCGGCCACGCTGCGCACCCGGCTCGACGCCGTCGTCGAGATCGACCACGGGCTGGTCGTGACCGACTTCGGCGAGCCGCGCGCCCGGCGGGCGCTGGCCGGCGCCGAGGTCCTGCTGACCGGCTGGGGCTGTCCGCCGCTGGACGCCGAGGTCCTGGACGCGGCGCCGCACCTGCGCGCGGTGGTCCACGCGGCCGGATCGGTGAAACACCACCTGGGCCCGGACTTCTGGAGCCGCGGGATCCTCACCTCCTCGGCCGCGGACGCCAACGCGTATCCGGTCGCGCAGTTCACGCTCAGCGTGATCCTGCTGGCCGGGAAGCGGACTTTCTCGATGGCGCGGCAGTACGCCGAGGGCGTCTACAAGGCGTCCGCGACCTCGCCGCGGTTCGGCAACGTCGGCCGCACGGTCGGGGTGGTCGGCGCCTCCCGCATCGGCCGGCTGGTGCTGCCGATGCTGGCCCGCGAGGGCTTCGAGGTCCTGCTCGCCGATCCGACGCTGAGCCCGACCGAGGCCGCGGCGCTGATGCCGGCACCGTGGTCGGTGGAGCTCGTGGAGCTCGACGACCTGCTGCGCCGCGGCGACGTGGTGACGCTGCACGCGCCGTCGCTGCCGGAGACCCGCCACCTGCTCGACGACCGGCGGCTGGGGCTGATGCGCGAGGGATCGGTGCTCGTGAACACCGCCCGCGGCGCCCTGATCGACACCGAGGCGCTGGTGCGGCACTGCGCCGCCGGCCGGATCGACGCGTTCCTGGACGTCACGGATCCCGACGAGCCGCTGCCACCGGGGCATCCGCTGTTCCTGCTGCCGAACGTGGTCGTGACACCGCACCTGGCCGGCGCGATGGGCAGCGAGGTCGCACTGCTCGGCGCGTACGCGGTCGCCGACGTCGAGCGTTTCGTCGCGGGGCTTCCGCTGCTAGGCGCGGTTCGTGAGGATGATCTCGCGCGGATCGCTTAGCCGGACCGGACATCAGGGGAGACATGAGCACTGCACGCACTTCACACGTTCTGGTCATCGGCATCGACGGCACGCGCCTGGACTTCCTGGAGGCCGAGCCGACGCCGCACCTCGACCGGATCGCCGGCGAGGGTTTCCTGGCCCCGGTCCGGATCGAGGACGGCACGCCGACCGTCTCAGGGCCCTGCTGGGCCACCGCCGTCACCGGTACCACCATCGACCGGCACCGCATCGGCGGCAACGACTTCGCCGGGCACCGCCTCGCCGAGCACCCGGATTTCCTGACCGTGCTGACCCGCGACTTCGGCCTGCACACCTACCTCGCGGTCGGGGCCTGGCCGCCGTTGGCCACCACGGC from Catenulispora sp. MAP5-51 includes the following:
- a CDS encoding sugar ABC transporter substrate-binding protein — encoded protein: MSFTSPAQQISRRTVLRTTGAAAVAAVAAPALAACGGSKTSSGAAQSNVDKKLMAWPTYTPAAGLHPDMPGTAAGVQDTFLRYPANLIQSVPTKPGDGSKVRALIVTYGTQPKGPDQNQLWKAVNDAVGVDLDLTMVTDADWQTKLGAMMASNDLPDIIMLGLYQLPNEAQFLQAKCEPLGQYLSGDAGAKAYPNLAAIPPYSWDSVGRVGGDFYAIPIHRPRLGNSFFANSDLFQQAGIWNPTPGGLSKADLTAGLVKLNTQGHFTLGTNKVASFGYLTHSGVHGTPNLWSLANGQFSTAYGTDNMKQSLATMADWYGKGLYDPAALTVSSTQCKTNFQNGTYISTTDGFGGFGGYATAVNEKWKVDFVRPYDAGTGAGAKATPWLTPGYFGYTALKKASPERVKMLLGVLNFLAAPFGSKEWELINYGIEGVHFTRGADGGPSKPTDLGKIENSVNVPFKYVMAAPMVNYLAGEPEAAKRCYQAQVDIVPLGVPDPSLGIQSATRNKQWPTLLQQIQDGMNAIITGKASMSSWDDVIKKWKGNGGDQIAAELGAEYSKTHS
- a CDS encoding hydroxyacid dehydrogenase — protein: MAGRAAALFAMRPDVASTAFPATLRTRLDAVVEIDHGLVVTDFGEPRARRALAGAEVLLTGWGCPPLDAEVLDAAPHLRAVVHAAGSVKHHLGPDFWSRGILTSSAADANAYPVAQFTLSVILLAGKRTFSMARQYAEGVYKASATSPRFGNVGRTVGVVGASRIGRLVLPMLAREGFEVLLADPTLSPTEAAALMPAPWSVELVELDDLLRRGDVVTLHAPSLPETRHLLDDRRLGLMREGSVLVNTARGALIDTEALVRHCAAGRIDAFLDVTDPDEPLPPGHPLFLLPNVVVTPHLAGAMGSEVALLGAYAVADVERFVAGLPLLGAVREDDLARIA
- a CDS encoding ABC transporter permease, whose translation is MAAATAAAAAATAGAKPRARTRWVRLRRDKVLLLMMLPGVLYFGVFQYLAQLGNIIAFKDYVPFVGIKDSAWVGFQQFSTLFADPDFWHAVRNTFELALIQLVFYFPVPLALAMFLFSLTRNWVRKLVVSFVYLPHFISWVVVVGLFVQVLGPSGMVNNLLTHDSHHVVVNVFRDPAWFKPMMLIELIWKDCGWGTIIFLAALYQVDDALYEAASLDGAGWARRTWHVTLPSIRPVLVLLLILRVGDVLSVGFDQVMQQRDTFTPAAAEVIDTYVYNHGVGSGQFSVAAVAGLLKGLVAMVLVFGANKVAHKLGEQGVYQ
- a CDS encoding carbohydrate ABC transporter permease, whose amino-acid sequence is MSVESSNLRPAWMGRPKPAVSALKGATIVVILALIAVPFWLVLATSVSSDAEVNANGGWSLWPDKLDFSAYTNVFEGGTIGHALWVSVLVTALGTAASLASTTFLAYALSRPNVLAGKPILLAILFTFLFPAGMIPSFLVVTDLHLFDHLAALFVPVMINVFNLVIMRGFFQNIPEELYEAARLDGAGDLRTLFRIVLPLSKAIIAVVGLYYAVGYWNDYFRAMLYTNGGSLNPLSTVLRGFVIAGNNPNAEAGVDITGIAPMKAISALVVIAIVPIAAAFPFLQRYFTKGVMTGAVKS